From the genome of Kaistella daneshvariae, one region includes:
- a CDS encoding alpha/beta hydrolase-fold protein: MNKFLLFLIFAGVQLSAQITLKITAVPANTPAGATIYIAGNFNGWNPGSTPMVADGAGNYTYTVPEGSGTLEYKFTRGSWATVEGSATGGQLPNRTATFTGSAQTLNLTIQTWEDLGAGNPSTAASNVQILSTDFAIPQLNRTRKIWIYLPPDYQTSTKKYPVLYMQDGQNLFDNKTAYSGEWQIDETLNKLFSEGDYGAIVIGIDNGGEKRIDEYTPWNNPKYGGGEGNLYMQFIAETLKPYVDSHYRTRPEKEYNALIGSSLGALISNYGGVKYSETFGKIGSFSPAYWIVSSQFNDFIENSKADLSDTRIYFVAGATESATMATDIASVKNAMTADGLKTENTFVKLDAYGQHNENYWKGEFAAAYQWLFKTTALKTKDAVKKKLVVGFEKNQIYVEGLAQKSEAKIYDLSGRLLEKVELKNGWNEIKNTLKKGHYILQTENASTRFMSK; the protein is encoded by the coding sequence ATGAATAAATTTCTCCTTTTTTTAATTTTTGCTGGCGTACAGCTTTCAGCACAAATTACGTTAAAAATCACCGCCGTTCCTGCAAACACGCCTGCTGGCGCAACGATTTATATAGCCGGAAATTTTAACGGCTGGAATCCAGGTTCCACACCAATGGTTGCTGATGGCGCCGGAAATTACACGTATACCGTTCCGGAAGGAAGCGGTACTTTGGAATACAAATTCACGCGCGGCAGCTGGGCAACCGTTGAAGGAAGCGCCACGGGCGGACAACTGCCAAACAGAACGGCAACTTTTACCGGTAGCGCGCAGACTTTGAATCTTACCATTCAAACCTGGGAAGATTTAGGTGCCGGAAACCCAAGCACAGCAGCTTCTAACGTTCAAATTTTAAGCACAGACTTTGCTATTCCTCAACTGAACAGAACCAGAAAAATCTGGATTTATCTTCCGCCGGATTATCAAACTTCTACCAAAAAATACCCTGTTTTATACATGCAGGACGGCCAAAATCTCTTCGACAATAAAACTGCTTATTCCGGCGAATGGCAGATTGATGAAACGTTAAACAAATTATTTTCCGAAGGCGATTATGGCGCTATTGTGATTGGAATTGATAATGGAGGTGAAAAACGCATCGATGAATACACCCCTTGGAATAACCCAAAATATGGTGGTGGCGAAGGTAATCTTTACATGCAGTTTATTGCGGAAACACTGAAACCTTATGTGGATTCGCATTACCGCACCAGACCGGAAAAGGAATATAACGCTTTGATTGGAAGCTCTTTAGGTGCTTTAATCTCAAATTATGGCGGTGTAAAATACAGCGAAACTTTTGGTAAAATCGGTTCGTTCAGCCCGGCTTACTGGATTGTTTCTTCACAATTCAATGATTTTATTGAAAATTCAAAAGCTGATTTATCCGACACGCGCATTTATTTTGTTGCGGGGGCTACGGAAAGTGCTACAATGGCGACCGATATTGCTTCGGTAAAAAATGCCATGACAGCAGACGGACTGAAAACGGAAAACACTTTTGTTAAATTGGACGCTTACGGCCAGCACAACGAAAACTATTGGAAAGGTGAATTTGCGGCCGCGTATCAATGGCTTTTTAAAACCACTGCGCTGAAGACCAAAGATGCCGTTAAAAAAAAACTCGTTGTTGGTTTCGAAAAAAATCAGATTTACGTTGAAGGTTTAGCACAGAAATCGGAAGCTAAGATTTATGATCTGTCCGGCAGACTGCTCGAAAAAGTCGAACTAAAAAATGGCTGGAATGAGATTAAGAACACCTTGAAAAAAGGTCATTATATTCTTCAGACAGAAAATGCATCGACGCGCTTTATGTCGAAATAA
- a CDS encoding alpha/beta hydrolase has protein sequence MDLQYRIREPENITSETPLLILLHGYGSNEEDLFSFAPTLPENWMIVSFRAPLSSAYQGFSWYDIDLMNVENRIDVPQAKASVQAILEHIEKIKQQYGLTDGVTHLAGFSQGGIISYALALQNPDLFSKIACLSCYYEEKLVGNFPKDRKKIEKLRFFISHGTDDTVIPLEWGRKAADILYDMGAYFSFREYMSGHGVNQKNYMDLMEFFGK, from the coding sequence ATGGATTTACAATACCGCATTCGCGAACCCGAAAATATCACCTCCGAAACCCCTTTATTAATTCTCCTGCACGGCTACGGCAGCAACGAGGAAGACCTGTTCAGCTTCGCGCCGACTTTGCCGGAAAACTGGATGATCGTAAGCTTCCGCGCACCACTTTCCAGTGCGTATCAGGGTTTTTCCTGGTATGATATCGATCTGATGAACGTTGAAAACCGTATTGATGTACCACAGGCAAAAGCTTCGGTGCAGGCCATCTTAGAACATATTGAAAAAATCAAGCAACAGTACGGACTTACCGACGGGGTGACACATCTCGCCGGATTTTCCCAAGGTGGAATTATCAGCTACGCTTTGGCACTGCAAAACCCCGATCTTTTCAGCAAGATTGCCTGTTTAAGCTGCTATTATGAAGAAAAGCTGGTCGGAAATTTTCCAAAAGACAGAAAAAAGATCGAAAAACTTCGCTTTTTCATCTCTCACGGAACTGATGACACCGTAATTCCACTCGAATGGGGCCGAAAAGCTGCGGATATTTTGTATGATATGGGCGCGTATTTTTCGTTCCGCGAATATATGAGCGGCCACGGCGTGAACCAGAAAAACTATATGGATTTAATGGAATTTTTCGGTAAATAA
- a CDS encoding acyl-CoA desaturase gives MVILVFIVVLWYSGLFFQTFFLHRYAAHQTFKMSKFGEKLCYILTWITQGSNYLSAYGYGVMHRMHHAYADTEKDPHSPKYDENLFKMMWRTKKIYADINSQKAIIEEKFTKNVPQWEKFDKFASSWGSRIAWGIAYTAFFYFFATAWWQWLLLPVAYMMAPIHGVIINWFAHIYGYTNFKVSDTSKNLLRFDWLMMGEAYHNNHHKHGGRANFGGVRWHEIDVTYVIMILLDKMKLIKLNPVAVVNREH, from the coding sequence ATGGTTATCCTTGTATTTATCGTAGTTCTGTGGTATTCGGGACTATTTTTTCAAACCTTTTTTCTGCACCGTTACGCGGCACATCAAACCTTTAAAATGTCAAAATTTGGCGAAAAACTGTGCTATATTTTAACGTGGATTACACAGGGCTCCAATTATTTATCCGCTTACGGTTATGGCGTCATGCACCGCATGCACCACGCATACGCAGACACTGAAAAAGATCCGCACTCACCGAAATATGATGAGAATTTATTTAAAATGATGTGGCGCACGAAGAAAATTTACGCAGACATCAATTCTCAAAAAGCGATCATCGAAGAAAAATTCACCAAAAATGTCCCGCAATGGGAAAAATTTGACAAATTTGCGAGCTCCTGGGGTTCCAGAATTGCCTGGGGAATTGCTTACACCGCGTTTTTCTATTTTTTCGCAACTGCATGGTGGCAGTGGCTTTTACTACCGGTTGCTTATATGATGGCGCCGATTCACGGCGTAATTATCAACTGGTTTGCGCACATTTACGGTTATACCAACTTCAAAGTTTCCGACACTTCAAAAAATCTTTTACGTTTTGATTGGTTAATGATGGGCGAAGCTTACCACAACAATCACCACAAACATGGTGGCAGAGCCAATTTCGGCGGGGTGAGATGGCACGAAATCGATGTTACGTACGTTATCATGATTTTGCTGGATAAGATGAAACTCATCAAACTGAATCCTGTCGCAGTCGTAAATAGAGAACATTAA
- the tyrS gene encoding tyrosine--tRNA ligase → MNAFIEELKWRGLFADMMPGTEEQLNNEMTTAYIGFDPTADSLHIGSLIQIKILAHFQQHGHKPIALVGGATGMIGDPSGKSSERNALDEATLNHYVDCLKNQLSRFLKFDGTEANSAEMVNNYDWMKDFSFLEFIREVGKNITVNYMMAKDSVKKRITGEGGAEGMSFTEFSYQLLQGYDFLHLYKEKNVRLQMGGSDQWGNITTGTELIRRKVQGEAFALTVPLITKADGSKFGKSEAGENYWLDAKKTSPYKFYQFWVNATDADAERFIKFYTFLSKEEIESLIAEHQTAPHERKLQKKLAEEVTVWVHNREEYEKAVKASEILFGRSTAEDLVNLDEATFLEVFEGVPQKEIAISEVVGGNLIDLISEKSGFLKSKGEARRELAGNSISINKEKVTDTFQIEKKDLIDGKFLLLQKGKKNYFIVKAI, encoded by the coding sequence ATGAATGCTTTTATTGAAGAATTAAAATGGCGCGGCCTTTTTGCCGACATGATGCCGGGAACCGAGGAACAACTGAATAACGAAATGACCACGGCCTATATCGGCTTTGATCCGACCGCAGATTCGCTTCACATCGGGAGTTTAATTCAGATTAAAATTTTGGCGCATTTTCAGCAACACGGTCACAAACCAATTGCTTTGGTGGGCGGCGCAACAGGCATGATCGGCGATCCTTCCGGAAAATCGAGTGAAAGAAATGCTTTGGATGAAGCAACATTAAATCATTATGTGGATTGTCTGAAAAACCAGCTTTCCCGATTTTTAAAATTTGACGGAACGGAAGCCAACAGCGCCGAAATGGTGAACAATTACGACTGGATGAAAGATTTTTCCTTTTTGGAATTCATCCGTGAAGTTGGTAAAAATATCACCGTGAATTACATGATGGCGAAAGATTCGGTAAAGAAAAGAATCACCGGCGAAGGCGGTGCAGAAGGCATGAGTTTCACGGAATTTTCTTACCAATTGCTGCAGGGTTACGATTTTCTTCATCTTTACAAAGAAAAAAATGTCCGGTTGCAAATGGGCGGTTCAGACCAGTGGGGAAATATCACCACCGGAACAGAACTCATCCGCAGAAAAGTTCAGGGCGAAGCGTTTGCGCTCACGGTTCCTTTGATTACGAAAGCAGACGGTTCGAAATTCGGGAAATCCGAAGCCGGGGAAAATTACTGGCTGGATGCTAAAAAAACCTCGCCTTATAAATTCTATCAGTTCTGGGTAAATGCAACCGACGCCGACGCAGAAAGATTCATTAAATTCTATACTTTTTTATCAAAGGAGGAAATTGAAAGCTTGATTGCTGAACATCAAACCGCGCCACACGAAAGAAAACTGCAGAAAAAACTGGCGGAAGAAGTGACGGTTTGGGTGCACAACCGTGAAGAATATGAAAAAGCCGTAAAAGCTTCGGAAATTCTTTTCGGGCGCTCCACTGCTGAAGATCTGGTAAATTTGGATGAAGCTACTTTTCTGGAAGTTTTTGAGGGAGTTCCGCAAAAAGAAATTGCAATTTCAGAAGTGGTGGGCGGAAATCTCATCGATTTGATTTCTGAAAAATCAGGATTTTTAAAATCGAAAGGTGAAGCGCGACGCGAGCTGGCAGGAAATTCAATTTCGATCAATAAAGAAAAGGTAACCGACACTTTCCAAATTGAAAAAAAAGACCTGATTGACGGCAAATTTTTACTTTTACAAAAAGGAAAGAAAAATTATTTCATCGTGAAAGCGATATAA
- a CDS encoding mechanosensitive ion channel family protein yields the protein MGNQDNKKWIMIYGSFALLLIATYYLVMLPVFNPFREYIPFVRKFSFSLFLIAVIFLISKVLERLINSQDSLEGDRYNLLRIVHFLAIVFSIIVAASFLFQNLYAAAVSFGLISLVVGFALQAPITSFIAWIYLIFRRSYLVGDRIQIKNFRGDVVEINYLDTSILEISGDYLGNDRRSGRTIRFPNSLILKEEITNYSGPQMPFIWNETALQIAFTSDLPFVEECLLAAAKQDFATKYPKFEKWKYSQWEASVYFRNNSFAWLEAVISYPVEPSDTTGRRTRILKAVLPVLNNAPDKVQFPEGVKR from the coding sequence ATGGGAAATCAGGATAATAAAAAATGGATTATGATCTACGGGTCATTTGCCCTATTGCTGATCGCTACTTATTACCTGGTGATGCTACCGGTTTTCAATCCGTTTCGGGAATATATTCCGTTTGTACGAAAATTCTCTTTCAGTCTTTTTTTGATCGCGGTAATTTTTCTCATCAGCAAGGTTTTAGAGCGGCTCATCAACAGCCAGGACAGTCTGGAAGGCGACCGCTACAATCTCTTGCGCATCGTACATTTTTTGGCGATTGTTTTCAGTATCATCGTGGCGGCCTCTTTTCTGTTTCAAAATTTGTATGCGGCGGCGGTTAGTTTTGGTTTAATTTCCTTGGTCGTCGGTTTTGCGCTGCAGGCGCCAATTACGTCTTTTATCGCGTGGATTTACCTCATTTTCCGGCGTTCTTACTTGGTCGGAGACCGAATACAAATTAAAAATTTCCGCGGCGATGTGGTGGAAATCAATTATTTGGATACTTCAATTTTAGAAATTAGTGGCGATTATCTGGGAAATGACCGGCGAAGCGGAAGAACGATCCGTTTTCCGAACAGTTTGATCTTAAAGGAAGAAATTACTAATTATTCCGGGCCACAAATGCCTTTTATTTGGAATGAAACGGCGCTGCAAATTGCTTTTACAAGTGATTTGCCTTTTGTGGAAGAATGCTTGCTTGCAGCCGCGAAACAGGATTTTGCGACAAAATATCCAAAGTTTGAAAAGTGGAAATACAGCCAATGGGAAGCGTCGGTTTATTTCCGGAACAACAGTTTTGCCTGGCTGGAAGCTGTCATCAGTTATCCCGTAGAACCGTCTGATACCACCGGGCGAAGAACCAGAATCTTAAAAGCCGTTTTGCCGGTTTTAAATAACGCACCGGACAAAGTTCAGTTTCCGGAAGGTGTAAAGCGTTAA
- a CDS encoding sterol desaturase family protein, which translates to MANFLGFVLIFFAILLIRYFITAGFFFSYYLKTKNNKTSKKILSQRPLKKNQVRKEIYWSVISSAIFAFFGAVTYWLWLKGFTAIYLNPEKFGYWYLPVSLVIVLLLHETYYYWIHRAMHIPKIYKVVHKVHHNSLSSTPWTAFSFHPWESILEALILPILLLIIPLNFYVLLFYLIFMTFSSFVNHLDIEIYPEFFRKSAFGKLWIDATHHHYHHKEFTTNYGLYFTFWDKLMHTESRKMPQ; encoded by the coding sequence ATGGCAAATTTTTTAGGTTTTGTTTTGATTTTTTTCGCGATACTTCTCATCCGCTATTTTATCACGGCTGGATTTTTCTTTTCCTATTATTTAAAGACTAAAAATAATAAAACCTCAAAAAAAATTCTGAGTCAGCGGCCCTTGAAAAAAAATCAGGTTCGGAAAGAGATTTACTGGAGCGTGATTTCTTCAGCGATTTTTGCCTTTTTTGGCGCGGTTACCTATTGGCTTTGGTTAAAGGGTTTTACGGCAATTTACCTCAATCCGGAGAAGTTTGGTTACTGGTATTTGCCGGTAAGTTTAGTCATTGTTTTGCTTTTGCATGAAACCTATTATTATTGGATTCACCGCGCGATGCACATTCCGAAAATCTATAAAGTTGTGCACAAAGTGCATCACAACAGTTTAAGTTCCACACCGTGGACGGCTTTTTCCTTTCATCCGTGGGAAAGTATTCTGGAAGCTTTAATTCTTCCCATACTTCTGCTCATCATTCCGCTGAATTTTTATGTATTACTTTTTTACCTGATTTTCATGACCTTCAGCAGTTTTGTAAATCATCTGGACATTGAAATTTACCCGGAATTCTTCCGAAAAAGTGCCTTCGGAAAACTCTGGATTGATGCCACACACCATCATTATCACCACAAAGAATTCACCACCAATTACGGTTTGTATTTTACTTTTTGGGATAAACTGATGCATACCGAAAGCCGAAAAATGCCGCAATAA
- a CDS encoding KTSC domain-containing protein — protein MKRIGEHRKLLGVDKTATLKELKAIYRNTMKDSHPDKFVNDEEAKMEAEEKSKSVIEAYHFLVSINPETQEKYKEEYSETIKNSIIQDFYLEKSILKVQHLNGKMYEYIGVPRNTYIKMVNSDSPSRFARRHIYGNYTYRKSGEVMTD, from the coding sequence ATGAAAAGAATTGGAGAGCACAGAAAACTTTTGGGAGTGGATAAAACTGCAACTTTAAAGGAATTAAAGGCAATTTACCGCAATACGATGAAAGATTCGCATCCCGATAAATTTGTAAATGATGAAGAGGCTAAAATGGAAGCAGAAGAAAAAAGCAAATCGGTGATTGAAGCTTATCATTTCTTGGTGAGCATCAACCCGGAAACGCAGGAAAAGTACAAAGAAGAATATTCTGAAACCATTAAAAATTCCATTATTCAGGATTTTTATCTGGAGAAGTCTATTCTGAAGGTGCAGCATCTTAATGGTAAAATGTACGAATACATTGGTGTTCCGCGTAATACCTACATCAAAATGGTCAATTCTGATTCGCCGAGCCGTTTTGCACGCCGACATATCTACGGAAATTACACGTACCGCAAAAGCGGTGAGGTGATGACCGATTAA